From the genome of Streptomyces sp. NBC_01116, one region includes:
- a CDS encoding family 2B encapsulin nanocompartment shell protein, translating into MSVGEEVRDTQAPPQQSLGTAAARNLATTTKSAPQMQEITSRWLLKMMPWVQVQGGTYRVNRRLSYAVGDGRVTFVQTGDRVSVIPAELGELPALREFGDQEVLAELARRCEQRDVAAGEVLAASGDAADRVFLLAHGRVAKVGSGPYGDETELGVLADGAYFGDQSLIDGDAVWEYTARAVTPCTLLTLSRADVYNLAERAAPLQNHLAGVLSIPQQRTNHYGEAAIDLSAGHVGEAVVPHTFVDYDAAPREYELSVAQTVLKVHSRVADLYNQPMNQTEQQLRLTVEALRERQEHELINNREFGLLNNCDYGQRIQPHDGAPTPDDMDELLSRRRGSKLFLAHPKAIAAFGRECNRRGLVPESVDIGGHHVPAWRGVPIFPSNKIPVSDARTTSIICMRTGEAEQGVIGLQQTGIPDEIEPSLSVRFMGIDEQAIISYLVTAYYSAAILVPDALGVLENVEVSRWH; encoded by the coding sequence ATGTCCGTTGGTGAAGAGGTTCGCGACACGCAGGCGCCGCCGCAGCAGAGTCTGGGGACGGCAGCTGCGCGGAACCTCGCGACGACCACCAAGTCCGCGCCGCAGATGCAGGAGATCACCTCACGGTGGCTGCTGAAGATGATGCCGTGGGTGCAGGTACAGGGCGGTACGTACCGGGTGAACCGTCGGCTCAGCTATGCGGTCGGCGACGGCCGGGTGACCTTCGTCCAGACCGGGGACCGGGTGTCCGTGATCCCCGCGGAGCTGGGGGAGCTGCCCGCCCTGCGGGAGTTCGGGGACCAGGAGGTGCTCGCCGAGCTCGCCCGCAGGTGCGAGCAGCGGGACGTGGCCGCGGGGGAGGTGCTCGCCGCCTCGGGGGACGCGGCGGACCGGGTCTTCCTGCTGGCGCACGGCAGGGTGGCGAAGGTCGGATCGGGCCCCTACGGGGACGAGACGGAGCTCGGGGTGCTCGCCGACGGCGCGTACTTCGGCGACCAGAGCCTGATCGACGGCGACGCCGTCTGGGAGTACACGGCCCGCGCGGTCACCCCGTGCACGCTCCTCACCCTCAGCCGTGCCGATGTGTACAACCTCGCGGAGCGCGCCGCACCCCTGCAGAACCATCTCGCCGGTGTGCTCTCCATCCCGCAGCAGCGGACCAACCACTACGGCGAGGCGGCGATCGACCTCTCCGCCGGCCATGTGGGCGAGGCGGTCGTCCCGCACACGTTCGTCGACTACGACGCGGCGCCGCGCGAGTACGAACTGAGCGTCGCCCAGACGGTGCTGAAGGTGCACAGCAGGGTCGCCGATCTCTACAACCAGCCGATGAACCAGACCGAGCAGCAGTTGCGGCTCACGGTCGAGGCGCTGCGTGAGCGCCAGGAGCACGAGCTGATCAACAACAGGGAGTTCGGACTGCTCAACAACTGCGACTACGGGCAGCGGATCCAGCCGCACGACGGGGCACCCACCCCGGACGACATGGACGAGCTGCTCTCGCGCCGCCGCGGCTCCAAGCTCTTCCTCGCCCACCCGAAGGCCATCGCCGCCTTCGGCCGCGAGTGCAACCGGCGCGGGCTCGTCCCGGAGAGCGTCGACATCGGCGGCCACCACGTGCCCGCCTGGCGCGGGGTGCCGATCTTCCCGTCCAACAAGATCCCCGTCTCCGACGCCCGCACCACCTCCATCATCTGCATGAGGACCGGCGAGGCCGAGCAGGGCGTCATCGGCCTCCAGCAGACCGGTATCCCCGACGAGATCGAGCCGAGTCTCTCGGTCCGTTTCATGGGGATCGACGAGCAGGCGATCATCTCCTACCTCGTGACGGCGTACTACTCCGCCGCCATCCTGGTACCGGACGCCCTCGGAGTGCTGGAGAACGTCGAGGTCAGCCGCTGGCACTGA
- a CDS encoding Rrf2 family transcriptional regulator, translating into MRLTRFTDVALRVLMRLAVAEGREPPTTREVAATMRVPYTHTAKVVARLQHLGLLDARRGRGGGLALTSAGRSASIGSLVRELEGPEEVVECEGDTPCPLRSACRLRGALRGAQEAFYAALDPITVTDLVASPTGPLLLGIGSGPPPD; encoded by the coding sequence ATGCGGTTGACGAGATTCACCGACGTGGCGCTCCGCGTCCTCATGCGACTGGCCGTCGCCGAGGGCCGGGAACCGCCGACCACCCGCGAGGTGGCGGCCACCATGCGGGTCCCGTACACGCACACCGCGAAGGTCGTCGCCAGGCTCCAGCACCTCGGCCTCCTCGACGCCCGTCGCGGCCGGGGCGGCGGGCTCGCCCTGACCTCCGCCGGCCGCTCCGCTTCGATCGGATCGCTGGTGCGGGAGCTGGAGGGCCCGGAGGAGGTCGTCGAGTGCGAGGGCGACACCCCCTGCCCGCTCCGCTCCGCCTGCCGGCTGCGCGGGGCCCTGCGCGGGGCCCAGGAGGCCTTCTACGCCGCACTGGACCCGATCACCGTCACCGATCTCGTCGCCTCCCCCACCGGCCCCCTGCTCCTGGGCATCGGCAGCGGCCCACCGCCCGACTGA